One window of Papaver somniferum cultivar HN1 chromosome 9, ASM357369v1, whole genome shotgun sequence genomic DNA carries:
- the LOC113308798 gene encoding uncharacterized protein LOC113308798, translating to MASRNDNDKPVTIEELRSFHRIDRDVYRMLAINLGKDPILSMAVIALWIFMEELGYPSIILELLIYQNHLLTSWAFDEAVSSVYYIITSTPPPPLQGTSITDMPTTLRLLQDYGSRLYISKNSLFEHAEIGYTSLTQTIGTVFYRLFGDIFREATQRNFNLNLGYGGDEIYGDGNTHGQEETGNVVEPEPVEPKSVVFGNGIPPAPLRDETNEFRKLEVGSSSGTKQCENISEIGEPSTLPIIEEQQTVQVIPPDERTMFITFSRGFPISEVQLREFFIRTYGDCIESIYMQEIKPPQRQSMFAKIVFHASEIIDLILAGETKVRFFINGRHIQARRFEAREGSR from the exons ATGGCATCTCGTAATGATAATGATAAGCCAGTAACGATCGAAGAACTGCGTTCCTTCCACAGGATCGACAGGGATGTCTACAGAATGTTAGCAATTAACTTAGGGAAAGATCCTATACTTTCCATGGCAGTCATTGCTTTATGGATATTTATGGAAGAACTAGGCTACCCTAGCATCATACTGGAATTGCTTATATACCAAAACCATCTTTTAACAAGTTGGGCGTTTGATGAAGCGGTATCCTCAGTTTATTATATCATTACCAGCACTCCTCCCCCGCCTTTGCAAGGAACTTCAATAACAGACATGCCCACAACGTTAAGATTGTTACAAGATTATGGGTCTCGACTGTACATTTCAAAGAATTCACTGTTTGAACATGCAGAAATTGGGTACACTTCTCTGACACAAACTATCGGAACAGTTTTCTACAGATTGTTTGGAGATATTTTTAGAGAAGCGACGCAGAGGAATTTTAATCTTAATCTGGGTTATGGTGGTGACGAGATTTATGGAGACGGTAACACTCATGGTCAGGAAGAGACTGGTAATGTTGTTGAACCGGAACCGGTGGAGCCAAAGAGTGTAGTGTTTGGAAACGGCATTCCTCCTGCTCCTCTGCGTGATGAGACAAATGAATTCAGGAAACTCGAGGTCGGTTCTTCATCTGGTACTAAACAGTGTGAGAATATATCTGAAATCGGCGAACCCTCAACACTGCCTATAATTGAGGAACAACAAACAGTACAAGTTATTCCGCCAGATGAACGAACTATGTTCATTACGTTCTCTAGAGGATTTCCCATTTCCGAAGTCCAACTTCGTGAATTCTTTATCAG GACATATGGCGATTGTATTGAAAGCATCTACATGCAGGAGATCAAGCCACCTCAACGACAATCAATGTTCGCTAAGATTGTGTTCCATGCAAGCGAAATAATTGATCTCATCCTGGCAGGCGAAACTAAAGTTCGGTTTTTTATTAATGGACGTCACATCCAGGCTAGAAGATTCGAGGCCAGGGAaggtagtcgttga
- the LOC113311754 gene encoding probable serine incorporator, producing the protein MDPAYLFAPQVVVWDLLLVLMFFVPDNIISLYGTLSNFRSGLFLLVPVIILLDATNTWNDVWVERGERKWCIPLLAVFVCYITTLTISGLMFAWFNPSGHDCNLNVFFIVMTIILAFGFVIITLQANASLLPSSVISVYCSYVLYSALSSESRDYVCNGLNNSSKGVTTRKLILGMLTTVISVLYCACRAGSSLKSGDRNPFVNFEQRKDREPDAVPFGYSYTFFHLIFAFASMHSNMLITVSANTRAYQLIPDHIDADRLASFFKEIEVWKQKAILNKRSTELHIKC; encoded by the exons ATGGACCCAGCTTATCTTTTTGCACCACAG GTTGTGGTGTGGGATTTGCTCTTGGTCCTCATGTTTTTCGTTCCTGATAACATTATCTCATTATACG GAACATTATCAAACTTTAGATCGGGGTTGTTTCTTCTGGTTCCAGTTATTATACTGCTGGATGCCACAAATACATGGAATGATGTCTGGGTTGAGAGAGGTGAACGCAAATG GTGCATACCGTTACTTGCTGTATTTGTGTGCTATATAACAACACTTACAATATCAGGACTAATGTTCGCTTGGTTCAACCCCTCAGGCCATGACTGCAATCTTAATGTGTTCTTTATTGTCATGACCATCATTCTCGCATTTGGTTTTGTAATTATTACATTGCAG GCTAATGCAAGTCTTTTGCCATCTTCTGTTATTTCTGTGTACTGTTCGTATGTGCTCTACAGTGCTCTCTCAAGTGAGTCTCGAGATTACGTGTGCAATGGTCTCAACAACAGTTCAAAAGGAGTAACCACGCGTAAGCTAATTCTTGGTATGCTCACAACAGTTATCTCTGTCTTGTACTGTGCTTGCCGGGCTGGATCCTCGCTAAAGTCAG GTGACAGAAACCCTTTTGTGAACTTTGAGCAGAGAAAGGACAGAGAACCTGATGCTGTGCCATTTGGTTATTCCTATACATTTTTCCACCTGATTTTCGCGTTCGCTAGCATGCATTCAAACATGCTTATTACAG TATCAGCTAATACTCGAGCCTATCAGCTGATACCCGATCATATTGATGCTGACCG TTTGGCCTCGTTCTTTAAGGAAATTGAGGTGTGGAAACAAAAGGCAATCTTGAACAAAAGATCAACAGAACTGCACATTAAGTGTTAG